Proteins from a single region of Pseudomonas phenolilytica:
- the ilvN gene encoding acetolactate synthase small subunit, with amino-acid sequence MRHIISLLMENEPGALSRVVGLFSQRNYNIESLTVAPTEDPTLSRLTLTTIGHEEVIEQITKNLNKLVEVVKLVDLSESAHIERELMLIKVKATGAQRAEVKRTTDIFRGQIVDVTTSVYTIQLAGTSDKLDSFIQAIGTAAILEVVRSGVTGISRGDKVLSI; translated from the coding sequence ATGAGACACATCATTTCCCTTTTGATGGAAAACGAACCGGGCGCACTGTCTCGCGTGGTCGGGTTGTTCTCGCAGCGCAACTACAATATCGAGAGCCTGACCGTGGCGCCGACTGAGGATCCGACGCTGTCACGCCTGACCCTGACCACCATTGGCCACGAGGAGGTGATCGAGCAGATCACCAAGAACCTCAACAAGCTGGTGGAAGTCGTCAAGTTGGTGGACTTGTCGGAGAGCGCACATATCGAGCGTGAGCTCATGCTCATCAAGGTCAAGGCTACCGGCGCCCAGCGCGCCGAGGTCAAGCGCACCACCGACATCTTCCGCGGACAGATCGTCGATGTGACCACCAGCGTCTATACCATCCAGTTGGCCGGAACCAGCGACAAGTTGGACAGTTTCATCCAGGCCATCGGAACCGCAGCGATTCTTGAGGTTGTACGCAGTGGCGTCACCGGGATATCCCGGGGCGACAAGGTACTGAGCATCTGA